A genomic segment from Tolypothrix sp. NIES-4075 encodes:
- a CDS encoding Uma2 family endonuclease, with protein sequence MQLETQKRYYTPEEYLELEEKAEYKSEYRDGEIFTMTGGTTNHNKIALNLAASLKIALRGKNHDVYIGDVRLWIPKYRQYTYPDVMVIQGQPVYTGTSTTTVMNPLLIAEVLSKSTQNYDQGNKFLYYRSIPEFKEYILIDQYQYHVMHYVKTADGKWIFDEIEGDATLLFETIDFQISLTDLYEQVNFAESDED encoded by the coding sequence ATGCAGTTAGAAACACAAAAACGCTATTATACACCTGAAGAATATTTAGAACTGGAAGAAAAGGCAGAATATAAAAGCGAATACCGTGATGGAGAAATCTTTACGATGACAGGTGGCACTACAAATCATAATAAAATTGCCTTAAATTTAGCTGCATCATTAAAAATTGCTTTAAGAGGTAAAAATCATGATGTTTACATTGGTGATGTGCGTTTATGGATACCGAAGTATCGGCAATATACTTATCCAGATGTGATGGTAATTCAAGGACAACCTGTTTATACAGGAACAAGTACAACAACTGTAATGAATCCGTTACTAATTGCGGAAGTTTTATCTAAATCAACTCAAAATTATGACCAGGGGAATAAATTTCTTTACTATCGTTCTATCCCTGAATTTAAGGAATATATTTTAATTGACCAATATCAATATCATGTGATGCATTATGTAAAAACTGCTGATGGTAAATGGATTTTTGATGAAATTGAAGGTGATGCAACTTTATTATTTGAAACAATTGATTTTCAAATTTCATTGACTGACCTTTACGAGCAAGTAAATTTTGCGGAAAGTGACGAAGATTAA